From Saccharothrix espanaensis DSM 44229, the proteins below share one genomic window:
- a CDS encoding KamA family radical SAM protein yields MTALHDVVPALHRPDLQPYTYARRELVEPDWRRFPGWRDVTDAQWRDAQWQRANCVKNVKQLRALLGDLLAERFYEELAADQSDLATMSMLVPPQMVNTMAPDAAPADFTDAFFADPIRRYMIPVRSDRDPEWPNHPHSARDSLHEAEMWVVEGLTHRYPTKVLAELVSTCPQYCGHCTRMDLVGNSTPQVQKHKLLLKPVDRQEQMIDYLKRTPGVRDVVVSGGDVANVPWPQLESFLMRLLDIDTVRDVRLATKALAGLPQHWLQPKVVEGLERVARTAARRGVNLAIHTHVNHAQSVTPLVAEAARTALEVGVRDVRNQGVLMKGVNATADDLLDLCFALQGEANILPYYFYMCDMIPNAEHWRVAVWEAQELQHAIMGYLPGYATPRIVCDVPYVGKRWVHQLADYDRERGISYWTKNYRTGIELEDADALDRRYPYYDPIATLGEAGRRWWAAQE; encoded by the coding sequence ATGACTGCGCTACACGACGTCGTGCCCGCGCTGCACCGGCCTGACCTCCAGCCGTACACCTACGCTCGGCGGGAGCTCGTCGAGCCCGACTGGCGGCGGTTCCCGGGGTGGCGGGACGTGACCGACGCCCAGTGGCGAGACGCCCAGTGGCAGCGCGCCAACTGCGTGAAGAACGTCAAGCAGCTGCGCGCGCTCCTGGGCGACCTGCTCGCCGAGCGGTTCTACGAGGAGCTGGCGGCCGACCAGTCGGACCTGGCCACCATGTCGATGCTGGTGCCGCCGCAGATGGTCAACACCATGGCACCGGACGCCGCGCCGGCCGACTTCACCGACGCGTTCTTCGCCGACCCGATCCGGCGCTACATGATCCCGGTCCGCTCCGACCGCGACCCGGAGTGGCCCAACCACCCGCACTCCGCGCGGGACTCGCTGCACGAGGCCGAGATGTGGGTGGTCGAGGGCCTGACCCACCGCTACCCCACCAAGGTGCTCGCCGAACTGGTGTCGACCTGCCCCCAGTACTGCGGCCACTGCACCCGGATGGACCTGGTCGGCAACTCCACCCCGCAGGTGCAGAAGCACAAACTGCTGCTCAAGCCGGTGGACCGGCAGGAGCAGATGATCGACTACCTCAAGCGCACACCGGGCGTGCGGGACGTGGTCGTCTCCGGCGGCGACGTGGCCAACGTGCCGTGGCCGCAGCTGGAGTCGTTCCTGATGCGGCTGCTCGACATCGACACCGTGCGGGACGTGCGGCTGGCCACCAAGGCGCTGGCCGGGCTGCCCCAGCACTGGCTTCAGCCCAAGGTGGTCGAGGGTCTGGAGCGGGTCGCCCGCACCGCCGCCCGGCGCGGCGTCAACCTGGCCATCCACACCCACGTCAACCACGCGCAGTCGGTGACCCCGTTGGTCGCCGAGGCGGCGCGGACCGCGCTGGAGGTCGGCGTCCGGGACGTGCGCAACCAGGGCGTGCTGATGAAGGGCGTCAACGCCACCGCGGACGACCTGCTGGACCTGTGCTTCGCGTTGCAGGGCGAGGCGAACATCCTCCCGTACTACTTCTACATGTGCGACATGATCCCCAACGCCGAGCACTGGCGGGTCGCGGTGTGGGAGGCGCAGGAGCTCCAGCACGCGATCATGGGCTACCTGCCGGGCTACGCGACGCCGCGGATCGTGTGCGACGTGCCGTACGTCGGCAAGCGGTGGGTGCACCAGCTCGCCGACTACGACCGCGAGCGCGGCATCTCGTACTGGACCAAGAACTACCGGACCGGGA